One region of Chryseobacterium sp. SORGH_AS_0447 genomic DNA includes:
- a CDS encoding DUF6759 domain-containing protein, which produces MKKIFFLIFLCIFTLGFSQKKKKTKSKAIVEKETAIIYTESDAEATAEARVVAGFLKQNPGHAKTDYFKKKLIQMIMANNSPEAKPTIKAVSEDKIRQMVLDNNKLNNAKTIAAASTGSAKTENALGGSKKSSGASEQNKRTAAMLTHLFNNDPTDKEAYINIKNRSKCRLIVKINGKKYYNLDVPANGQNFLLVEKGEYVLTTMVCDAKYSSLKKINKDIEIELNLSE; this is translated from the coding sequence ATGAAAAAAATATTCTTCCTCATATTTTTATGTATTTTCACCCTCGGTTTTTCTCAAAAAAAGAAAAAAACGAAATCCAAAGCCATCGTAGAAAAGGAAACAGCGATCATTTATACGGAAAGTGATGCAGAGGCAACGGCCGAGGCTAGGGTAGTGGCCGGCTTTCTGAAACAGAATCCGGGACACGCCAAAACCGATTATTTCAAGAAGAAGCTTATCCAGATGATTATGGCCAATAATTCTCCTGAGGCCAAACCGACAATTAAAGCAGTCAGCGAAGATAAAATCCGGCAGATGGTTCTGGATAACAATAAACTGAACAATGCCAAGACCATAGCCGCTGCCAGTACGGGTTCCGCAAAAACAGAAAACGCATTAGGCGGAAGCAAAAAATCTTCCGGGGCCAGCGAGCAGAATAAAAGGACAGCCGCGATGCTTACTCACTTGTTCAACAACGATCCAACGGATAAAGAAGCTTATATCAATATTAAGAACCGGTCTAAATGCAGGCTCATCGTAAAGATCAACGGGAAAAAATATTACAACCTGGATGTTCCCGCCAACGGGCAAAATTTCCTGCTGGTGGAAAAAGGAGAGTACGTCCTGACTACCATGGTCTGCGATGCTAAGTATTCTTCCCTGAAAAAGATCAATAAGGATATTGAGATTGAACTGAATTTAAGTGAATAA
- the gltX gene encoding glutamate--tRNA ligase, which translates to MDKVRVRFAPSPTGPLHLGGVRTALYDYLFAKNQGGEFVLRIEDTDTARYVEGAEEYIEEALEWCGIIADESPKKGGKFAPYRQSERRDIYDRYTAQILKTEYAYIAFDTAEELDAIRAEYEARGDVFSYDNKTRNQLKNSLTLSEEELQQLLDDKTPYVVRFRMPVDRTLNLEDIIRGKFSVNTNTLDDKVLVKNDGMPTYHFANIIDDHEMEISHVIRGEEWLPSLGLHTLLYEAMGWKAPQFAHLSLILKPEGKGKLSKRDGDKFGFPVFPLNFTDPATGNVSKGYRESGYLPEAFINMVALLGWSPADDKEILSLDEMTKEFDLNKVHKAGARFSKEKAEWFNHQYIQQKSNEDLLQILKDSDLNLTLSDDKLIKVIHLMKERATFPKDIYENGKFFFEAPVAYDEKASKKAWNDETSGILQELAYQLEAVEFSAENVKQAVHDFAENKGLGMGKVMMPLRLSLVGELKGPDVPDIMELLGKEETITRINNAINNFK; encoded by the coding sequence ATGGACAAAGTAAGAGTACGTTTTGCTCCAAGTCCTACGGGACCATTACATTTGGGAGGCGTAAGAACGGCATTATATGATTATCTTTTTGCTAAAAACCAGGGCGGTGAATTTGTATTGAGAATTGAAGATACTGACACGGCAAGATATGTGGAAGGAGCAGAAGAATACATTGAGGAAGCCCTTGAATGGTGTGGAATCATTGCCGACGAAAGTCCTAAAAAAGGAGGGAAGTTTGCTCCGTACAGACAATCCGAAAGAAGAGATATCTACGACCGGTATACCGCGCAGATCTTAAAAACAGAGTATGCCTACATCGCTTTTGATACTGCTGAAGAGCTCGATGCCATCCGTGCTGAATATGAAGCAAGAGGCGATGTCTTTTCTTATGACAATAAAACAAGAAATCAGCTAAAAAACAGTTTAACCCTTTCTGAAGAAGAGTTACAGCAGTTATTGGATGACAAAACACCCTATGTGGTGAGATTCAGAATGCCGGTTGACAGAACGTTGAACCTGGAAGATATCATCCGTGGAAAATTCTCGGTAAATACCAATACTTTAGATGATAAAGTGCTGGTAAAAAACGACGGGATGCCGACTTACCATTTCGCCAACATCATCGACGATCATGAAATGGAAATTTCACACGTGATTCGCGGTGAAGAGTGGCTGCCATCTTTAGGTTTACATACATTATTATATGAGGCAATGGGTTGGAAAGCTCCTCAGTTTGCGCATCTTTCTCTAATTTTAAAGCCGGAAGGAAAAGGAAAGTTAAGCAAAAGAGACGGTGATAAATTCGGATTCCCTGTATTTCCGCTAAACTTTACGGATCCTGCAACCGGAAATGTTTCCAAAGGATACCGGGAAAGTGGCTATCTCCCTGAGGCATTTATCAATATGGTTGCTCTATTGGGCTGGTCTCCTGCAGATGACAAGGAAATCTTGTCGCTGGATGAAATGACCAAAGAATTTGATTTAAATAAAGTTCATAAAGCCGGAGCAAGGTTTAGTAAAGAGAAAGCAGAATGGTTCAACCATCAGTATATTCAGCAGAAATCCAACGAAGACTTGCTTCAGATTTTAAAAGATTCAGACTTAAATCTGACGCTTTCTGATGATAAATTAATAAAGGTCATTCATCTCATGAAAGAGAGAGCAACTTTCCCTAAAGATATCTACGAAAATGGAAAATTCTTCTTCGAAGCGCCAGTTGCTTATGATGAAAAGGCATCGAAAAAAGCATGGAATGATGAAACTTCCGGAATTTTGCAGGAACTTGCTTACCAATTGGAAGCCGTGGAATTCAGTGCTGAAAATGTGAAGCAGGCCGTGCATGATTTTGCGGAAAACAAAGGGTTGGGAATGGGTAAAGTGATGATGCCGCTACGATTGTCCTTAGTAGGCGAACTGAAAGGCCCGGATGTTCCGGACATCATGGAACTTCTTGGAAAAGAAGAGACTATCACCCGAATAAACAATGCAATTAATAATTTTAAATAG
- a CDS encoding T9SS type B sorting domain-containing protein has product MKKLLLTICTFLCLLCNAQLDTDHWFAPMASKAGTANLQGYLYLSTDVVTPFSVQIYNSNSLFTTVQVSKGNPVQVSIPNNFLITDNPSDLFTPNSMGVYLKGSKKFFANYRFSVPNHAEIITSKGLAGLGTTFYVGMAPITGTANYVNSTIGVTATEDNTSVVISGYNPNVVFSDGTSSPTKTFTLNKGQSYILDALSTDSVNNLDGLIGAKIQSTKPISVTNGNFNGIYTSLNFTNNDILMDQAVPTDRLGKEFVVVKGNGTVNSQMETALIVATQNGTNITLNGIPSGITLNAGQYYMVPSINYIQHGTGDNYNMGISSNNNIYVYQLLAGVSSTSGNEYATGGMNFIPPLSCYMPNKVDEIGFINKIGSQTFNTRLNIITQTGATVTLNGTPIATANGPFPVNGNPNWVTYTVPNVSGTVTVNSTKSVTAGIAAGSGAVGYGGYFAGFSSVPVISKTGDCYTGILLQVDNSYDTYQWYLNGTLIPGATSYSINPETYGAGNYTCVVTKNNCGYAATNAYSYTLCPPITTTTYNIGSCNTKVVSPVFTNSTQTIVPSNTSIILAPTSGTATVNPVTGQITYTPNAGLTADTTDTFIYYVQGNGSPADFEYFKIVINTDVLQTTNGSLSSCADTNGNGTYNLTSVSVTPDSGTTVQYFTTAALTGTPIANPASYNGPAGTIYANVISQYGCSKTAQIVLSVIPSPTVNNSSLTACAGTNGNGTFNLASANISSDPGITVTYFTNPNLTGQITNPTTYSGPSGIIYANVTSSTGCSRIAQITLTVNPLPNVTNGSLTVCAGTNGNGTFNLTSVNLSADPGVTVTYFTNSNLTGQITNPTTYSGPSGIVYANVTSSAGCSKVAQINLTVNPLPNVNNGSLNSCADATGNGTFNLTSVNVTPDSGTTVQYFTNSAMTGTPIANPAVYNGPAGTIYANVTSSAGCSKVAQITLTITPLPNINTANYNATLCDDNFDGVVNVNFPGVTPQIVTGSANFNVRYYLLQTDANAGNNNTLPANWSYTANTTVYVRVDALTGTCPPAFGQINFKIGNRITLASGNGNAEICDSDVNGSESANLNNYKNLFTADPGVSMAFYSTLANAQTGTNAIPSVQTITGTQTFYIRFTSATACPNTGVLTIILKAPKKSTILTDKVVCPNDTTTLDAGSGFISYLWSTGATTQSIIVGEGSYYVDLGFNGCVYRQFVNVTTAPAPKITKIEVSGYNATISVSGGTPPYKYSLNGIDYQSSNIFTGLSRGIHTVYVTSVDGCSPVTAEFLVLNLINAITPNGDGHNDVLNYSDLRIKQNVSIEIADRYGAIVHKSSDKSYTWDGKINGAPLPTGTYWYVLRWIEPDTKLPVSYSGWILIKNRE; this is encoded by the coding sequence ATGAAAAAACTTCTACTAACCATTTGTACATTTCTTTGTTTATTATGCAATGCCCAGCTTGACACGGATCATTGGTTTGCGCCAATGGCTTCCAAAGCAGGAACAGCGAACTTACAGGGTTATCTATATCTGTCTACAGATGTGGTAACTCCTTTTTCTGTACAGATTTATAACAGCAATTCCCTTTTTACGACAGTACAGGTAAGTAAAGGGAATCCGGTGCAGGTAAGCATTCCCAACAATTTCTTAATAACGGATAATCCTTCCGATCTTTTCACCCCAAATTCCATGGGAGTATATCTGAAAGGGAGCAAGAAGTTTTTTGCCAATTACAGGTTTTCAGTTCCCAATCATGCGGAAATCATTACTTCCAAAGGACTGGCAGGTCTGGGGACAACTTTTTATGTCGGAATGGCCCCGATCACCGGTACGGCAAATTATGTAAACTCTACGATAGGCGTTACGGCAACAGAAGACAATACTTCCGTTGTGATCTCCGGCTATAACCCCAATGTCGTATTCTCAGACGGAACTTCGAGTCCGACCAAAACTTTTACCTTAAATAAAGGACAGTCTTATATCCTGGACGCTTTAAGCACCGATTCCGTAAACAACCTGGATGGACTGATCGGCGCAAAGATCCAGTCGACAAAACCGATTTCCGTTACAAACGGAAATTTCAATGGAATTTACACCAGTTTAAATTTTACCAACAATGATATCCTGATGGATCAGGCCGTCCCTACTGATCGGTTGGGAAAAGAATTTGTGGTGGTAAAAGGAAACGGAACTGTAAATTCCCAGATGGAAACAGCACTTATTGTCGCTACCCAGAATGGTACGAATATTACCCTTAACGGCATCCCTTCCGGAATTACCCTGAATGCAGGGCAGTATTACATGGTTCCCAGCATTAATTACATTCAGCACGGAACCGGAGATAATTACAACATGGGGATCTCGTCAAATAATAACATCTACGTTTATCAGTTACTGGCAGGGGTTTCCAGCACAAGCGGAAACGAATATGCGACCGGAGGAATGAACTTCATCCCGCCATTAAGCTGTTATATGCCCAATAAAGTAGACGAAATTGGATTTATTAATAAAATCGGAAGCCAGACATTTAATACCCGGTTAAATATCATTACCCAAACCGGAGCAACCGTTACTTTGAACGGAACGCCTATCGCAACAGCAAACGGTCCCTTTCCGGTAAACGGAAATCCGAACTGGGTTACCTATACTGTTCCTAATGTAAGCGGTACGGTCACAGTAAATTCTACAAAATCCGTAACGGCGGGTATAGCTGCAGGTAGCGGTGCTGTGGGTTACGGAGGTTATTTTGCAGGCTTTTCATCAGTTCCCGTAATTTCCAAAACCGGCGACTGCTATACCGGAATTTTATTACAGGTAGATAACTCGTACGACACTTACCAGTGGTACCTTAACGGAACCTTGATTCCGGGAGCCACTTCCTATTCGATCAATCCTGAAACATACGGAGCAGGCAATTACACCTGCGTAGTGACAAAAAACAATTGCGGATACGCTGCAACAAATGCTTATTCATATACCCTTTGTCCTCCTATTACAACGACAACCTATAATATAGGATCCTGTAATACGAAAGTGGTTTCACCGGTATTTACCAATTCTACCCAGACCATTGTTCCTTCCAACACCAGCATTATTCTGGCCCCAACTTCAGGAACGGCCACGGTGAATCCTGTAACAGGCCAGATTACCTATACGCCGAACGCGGGTCTTACAGCAGATACTACGGATACCTTTATCTATTATGTTCAAGGGAATGGAAGCCCTGCTGATTTTGAGTATTTTAAGATTGTGATTAATACCGATGTCCTTCAAACAACAAACGGTTCATTAAGCTCATGTGCAGACACCAATGGAAACGGTACTTATAACCTTACTTCCGTAAGTGTTACCCCCGATTCGGGAACTACGGTTCAGTATTTTACCACTGCGGCTCTTACAGGCACACCGATTGCCAATCCGGCCTCTTACAACGGGCCGGCAGGAACTATTTATGCCAATGTAATTTCGCAGTATGGATGTTCGAAAACGGCTCAGATCGTATTATCGGTTATCCCTTCACCAACAGTTAATAACAGTTCATTAACGGCCTGCGCAGGAACAAACGGGAACGGAACCTTTAATCTTGCCTCAGCGAATATTTCTTCCGATCCCGGGATTACAGTTACTTATTTTACCAATCCAAATTTAACGGGACAGATCACGAATCCAACAACTTATTCCGGGCCTTCAGGAATTATCTATGCCAATGTAACCTCATCGACAGGCTGCTCAAGAATTGCTCAGATCACTTTAACAGTAAATCCGCTGCCGAATGTAACCAATGGTTCCCTAACGGTTTGTGCCGGAACGAACGGAAACGGAACATTTAACCTTACTTCAGTAAATCTTTCCGCTGATCCGGGAGTAACGGTAACTTATTTTACCAATTCAAACTTAACCGGGCAGATTACCAATCCGACAACCTACTCCGGACCTTCGGGAATTGTTTATGCTAATGTAACTTCATCGGCAGGATGTTCAAAGGTTGCCCAGATTAATTTAACGGTAAATCCGCTACCTAATGTGAACAACGGTTCTTTAAATTCCTGTGCAGATGCAACCGGAAACGGAACCTTCAATCTTACTTCCGTCAATGTAACTCCTGATTCCGGAACAACGGTTCAGTATTTTACCAATTCGGCCATGACGGGAACACCTATTGCCAATCCAGCAGTTTATAACGGACCGGCCGGGACTATTTATGCCAATGTAACCTCATCGGCAGGATGTTCAAAGGTTGCCCAGATCACCTTAACGATTACCCCACTTCCTAATATCAATACCGCCAATTATAACGCCACCCTTTGTGATGATAATTTCGATGGTGTTGTGAATGTGAATTTTCCCGGCGTTACGCCTCAGATCGTAACTGGTTCTGCTAACTTTAATGTGAGATATTACCTGCTTCAAACGGATGCCAATGCAGGGAACAACAATACCTTACCGGCAAACTGGAGTTATACCGCAAATACCACCGTATATGTACGGGTAGATGCGCTTACGGGAACTTGTCCTCCCGCTTTCGGGCAGATTAACTTCAAGATCGGCAACAGAATTACACTTGCTTCAGGCAATGGCAATGCTGAAATCTGCGACAGCGATGTCAACGGTTCGGAAAGTGCTAACCTGAATAATTATAAAAACCTTTTCACGGCTGATCCGGGAGTGAGTATGGCTTTTTATTCGACGCTGGCCAACGCACAGACAGGAACAAATGCAATTCCTTCCGTTCAGACCATCACGGGTACCCAAACTTTCTATATAAGATTCACCAGTGCTACGGCCTGTCCGAATACTGGAGTCTTAACGATCATTTTAAAAGCACCGAAAAAATCAACGATATTGACTGATAAAGTGGTCTGTCCAAATGACACCACTACATTGGATGCAGGTTCCGGATTTATTTCCTATTTATGGAGTACGGGAGCCACTACACAATCTATAATTGTTGGAGAAGGAAGCTACTATGTAGATCTTGGTTTCAATGGCTGTGTATACCGTCAGTTCGTTAATGTAACAACAGCACCTGCGCCAAAAATTACTAAAATTGAAGTTTCAGGCTATAACGCTACGATTTCCGTTTCGGGTGGAACACCACCTTATAAATATTCTTTGAACGGCATTGATTATCAGTCTTCCAACATTTTTACCGGGCTTTCCAGAGGGATTCATACGGTCTATGTAACCAGTGTGGACGGATGTTCTCCGGTAACTGCAGAATTTTTGGTGTTGAACCTGATTAATGCCATTACGCCGAACGGTGACGGCCATAATGATGTCCTGAATTATTCCGACCTCAGAATCAAGCAGAATGTTTCTATTGAAATTGCAGACCGTTACGGAGCGATCGTTCATAAATCCTCCGATAAAAGCTATACTTGGGACGGAAAAATAAACGGGGCACCCCTACCGACAGGAACTTACTGGTATGTATTACGATGGATCGAGCCGGATACAAAATTGCCAGTATCCTACTCCGGATGGATTTTAATTAAAAATCGTGAATAA
- the tsf gene encoding translation elongation factor Ts, with protein MSYTPAAADVAKLRNQTGAGMMDCKKALVEAEGDFEKAVDILRKKGQKVAANRADRESTEGAVIARVNEDNTLGVVISLNCETDFVAKNEAFIELAYELAEMAIFAATKEELLATDFHGLTVAEKLIEQTGVIGEKIEIGAFERIEGPFLGAYIHAGNKIASITALSANVEGASEAAKAVSMQVAAMNPIALDENAVSQATIDKELEIERHKLTEEGKPANIIDNILKGKMQRFYKDNTLVHQDFIKDSSMSVADYVKSVNGDLKVTGFVRVSL; from the coding sequence ATGTCTTATACACCAGCTGCTGCAGACGTAGCAAAATTGAGAAACCAAACAGGTGCAGGTATGATGGACTGCAAGAAAGCTTTAGTAGAAGCTGAAGGAGATTTCGAAAAAGCAGTAGATATCCTTAGAAAAAAAGGACAGAAAGTTGCGGCTAACAGAGCGGACAGAGAGTCTACTGAAGGTGCAGTAATCGCAAGAGTAAACGAAGACAACACGTTAGGTGTTGTAATCTCTTTGAACTGTGAAACCGATTTCGTTGCTAAGAACGAAGCGTTCATCGAGTTGGCTTACGAATTGGCTGAAATGGCAATTTTCGCAGCTACAAAAGAAGAATTATTGGCTACTGATTTCCACGGGCTTACGGTTGCTGAAAAATTAATCGAGCAAACCGGAGTTATCGGTGAGAAAATCGAGATCGGTGCATTCGAAAGAATCGAAGGGCCTTTCTTGGGAGCTTACATCCACGCAGGAAACAAAATCGCTTCTATCACTGCACTTTCTGCTAACGTAGAAGGAGCTAGCGAAGCGGCTAAAGCGGTTTCTATGCAGGTAGCTGCTATGAACCCGATCGCTCTTGATGAGAACGCAGTTTCTCAGGCAACGATCGACAAAGAATTGGAAATCGAAAGACATAAACTTACAGAAGAAGGTAAGCCTGCAAACATTATCGATAACATCCTTAAAGGTAAAATGCAGAGATTCTACAAAGACAACACTTTGGTACACCAGGATTTCATCAAAGACAGCAGCATGTCTGTAGCTGACTATGTAAAATCTGTAAACGGAGACCTTAAAGTAACCGGATTTGTAAGAGTAAGCTTATAA
- a CDS encoding phosphomannose isomerase type II C-terminal cupin domain codes for MLEIGERPWGKYYVLADEPHYKLKRIEVNPGQKLSYQYHHKRQEQWTIIEGDATVVLDGKEINLAYGESIFIPLGANHRMMNLSNKPVVFIEVQTGTYFGEDDIVRLEDEYDRQ; via the coding sequence ATGTTAGAAATTGGAGAAAGACCATGGGGGAAATATTATGTTCTAGCTGATGAGCCTCATTATAAATTAAAGAGAATTGAGGTAAATCCCGGACAGAAACTTTCTTACCAATATCATCACAAAAGACAGGAGCAATGGACCATCATCGAGGGTGATGCTACTGTAGTTCTTGATGGTAAAGAAATTAATCTTGCTTACGGAGAGAGCATCTTTATCCCTCTCGGAGCAAATCACAGAATGATGAATCTTTCTAATAAGCCTGTTGTTTTCATTGAAGTGCAGACTGGGACTTATTTTGGGGAAGATGATATTGTGAGATTGGAAGATGAATATGACCGGCAATAA
- a CDS encoding acetyl-CoA carboxylase carboxyltransferase subunit alpha: protein MEYLSFELPIKELMDQYQTCSLVGEESGVDVKLACSQIEDKIIEKKKEIYGNLTPWQRVQLSRHPDRPYTLDYINGMVDKGSFLELHGDRNFADDPAMIGGLATLDGQKVMIIGTQKGRTTKERQHRRFGMPNPEGYRKALRLMKLAEKFRIPVVTLVDTPGAYPGLEAEERGQGEAIARNIFEMTMLKTPIFTYIIGEGASGGALGIGVGNKVYMLENTWYTVIAPESCSSILWRNWDHKEDAANALNLTPKDALREKFIDGIVEEPLGGAHYDPETTYLNLKNSILQNIKAFSKFTGKELETQRQDKFIAMGQFKG from the coding sequence ATGGAATATTTAAGTTTCGAACTTCCTATAAAAGAATTAATGGATCAATACCAAACGTGTTCTTTAGTAGGAGAAGAAAGTGGTGTTGATGTAAAATTAGCATGCAGCCAGATCGAGGATAAAATCATAGAAAAGAAAAAAGAAATCTATGGAAATCTTACACCCTGGCAGCGGGTACAGCTTTCCCGTCATCCGGACCGTCCTTATACCCTGGACTATATCAACGGAATGGTGGATAAAGGAAGCTTTCTGGAACTTCACGGAGACCGGAATTTTGCAGATGATCCTGCCATGATTGGCGGCTTGGCCACGCTTGATGGCCAGAAAGTAATGATCATCGGTACCCAGAAAGGAAGAACTACCAAAGAAAGACAGCACAGAAGATTCGGGATGCCGAATCCTGAAGGATATAGAAAAGCGTTACGACTGATGAAGCTGGCTGAAAAGTTTCGAATTCCGGTAGTAACCTTGGTTGACACTCCGGGAGCCTATCCGGGACTTGAAGCGGAAGAAAGAGGACAGGGAGAAGCCATTGCGAGAAATATTTTCGAAATGACCATGCTTAAAACGCCTATCTTCACTTATATTATCGGTGAAGGAGCTAGTGGCGGTGCTTTAGGAATCGGTGTAGGAAATAAAGTATACATGCTTGAAAACACATGGTATACGGTAATTGCACCGGAAAGCTGCTCTTCCATCCTTTGGAGAAACTGGGACCACAAGGAAGATGCCGCCAATGCCCTGAATCTTACCCCGAAAGATGCCCTGAGAGAGAAATTCATCGACGGCATCGTAGAAGAACCGCTGGGCGGAGCACATTACGATCCGGAAACCACTTATCTGAATCTGAAAAACTCGATATTGCAAAACATCAAAGCCTTTTCAAAATTCACAGGAAAAGAATTGGAAACCCAGAGACAAGACAAATTTATTGCGATGGGGCAATTTAAAGGATAA
- a CDS encoding MAC/perforin domain-containing protein, with protein MKKQILFCFSSLLMLLMASCSSEELNNEVAENLKNSGRSLTGKSAGDGIYDVLGHGYNAAGEYANSNSAGFQVIDINRFQLEQPGRLITENTFSQEYIEEYAENAEAYSKMVSTKVDVTAGFKLFGQSIKAGFNSAVTNTNKFDAKYIYGSYNLVIKQRRLRFNALPGMLGDYLTPEFTQDLQTKTPQQIVQDYGTHVTLDIYTGAKMDIMFQSETTNQDRERAARIGVKVGVGSIFDINVTNDVNTTESNKNYSRKLSYRTRGGDPSKGLVGEINLEQTNPKINISNWQNSSTPSNSVLVDFGNKGLILIYDLVKDPTKKAQLKAYVDQYLIDNKVNLDYITNIYSYWNGIAKDHYYTPKYANNIGDWNYEHVAFKAPSKQIDDAVAIYSYWNDTDYDHYYSTVNASTVGGGKWKSDGILFYAYSYQKGGTVPIYQYWNATDKDHYYSVDNLPTAGGGKWINEGIAFYAYPAN; from the coding sequence ATGAAAAAACAAATTCTTTTTTGCTTTAGTAGTCTACTAATGCTCTTAATGGCTTCATGTTCTTCTGAAGAACTAAATAATGAGGTTGCAGAAAATTTGAAGAACTCTGGAAGATCTCTTACTGGAAAATCAGCCGGAGATGGAATCTATGATGTTTTAGGACATGGATATAATGCAGCAGGTGAATATGCCAATTCCAATTCTGCAGGATTTCAGGTAATAGATATTAATAGGTTTCAATTAGAACAGCCAGGAAGATTGATTACTGAAAATACTTTTTCTCAAGAGTATATAGAGGAATATGCAGAAAATGCAGAGGCTTATTCTAAAATGGTTTCCACAAAAGTAGACGTAACGGCAGGATTCAAATTATTTGGTCAGTCGATAAAAGCAGGATTTAATTCTGCGGTAACGAATACTAATAAATTTGATGCTAAATATATTTATGGAAGTTATAATCTTGTAATTAAGCAGCGAAGACTTCGATTTAATGCGTTACCTGGTATGTTGGGTGATTATCTTACTCCTGAGTTTACCCAGGATTTACAAACAAAAACACCACAACAAATTGTACAGGACTATGGAACACATGTAACTTTGGATATTTATACAGGAGCAAAAATGGACATAATGTTTCAGTCTGAGACAACTAACCAAGATCGTGAGCGGGCTGCTAGAATCGGTGTAAAAGTGGGAGTCGGGAGTATTTTTGATATTAATGTTACTAATGATGTGAATACTACGGAATCTAATAAAAACTATTCTCGAAAGTTGTCTTATAGAACAAGAGGCGGAGATCCGTCCAAAGGACTTGTTGGTGAGATAAATTTAGAACAGACGAATCCTAAAATTAATATTTCAAACTGGCAAAATAGTTCCACTCCTAGTAATTCTGTTTTAGTTGATTTTGGAAATAAGGGTTTAATTCTTATTTATGATTTAGTAAAAGATCCAACAAAGAAGGCTCAATTAAAAGCTTATGTAGATCAATATTTGATTGATAATAAAGTTAATTTAGATTATATAACTAATATTTACTCATATTGGAATGGTATAGCAAAAGATCATTATTATACTCCTAAATATGCTAATAATATTGGAGATTGGAATTATGAACATGTTGCCTTTAAAGCGCCTTCAAAACAAATTGATGACGCAGTAGCCATTTATTCATATTGGAATGATACCGATTATGATCATTACTATTCAACAGTTAATGCTTCTACAGTAGGAGGTGGAAAATGGAAAAGTGATGGAATTTTATTCTATGCTTATTCATATCAGAAAGGAGGTACTGTCCCAATTTACCAATACTGGAATGCAACCGATAAAGATCATTATTATAGTGTAGATAATTTACCAACCGCCGGAGGAGGTAAATGGATTAATGAAGGAATTGCTTTTTATGCTTATCCAGCCAATTGA